One Lolium rigidum isolate FL_2022 unplaced genomic scaffold, APGP_CSIRO_Lrig_0.1 contig_45457_1, whole genome shotgun sequence genomic window carries:
- the LOC124681500 gene encoding ATP synthase subunit a, with translation MGQFYLSFTNLSLSMLLTVGLVLLLFFVVTKKGGGKSVPNALQSLVELIYDFVLNLVNEQIGGLSGNVKQKFFPRISVTFTFSLFRNPQGMIPFSFTVTSHFLITLALSFSIFIGITIVGFQRHGLHFFSFLLPAGVPLPLAPFLVLLELISYCFRALSLGIRLFANMMAGHSLVKILSGFAWTMLFLNNIFYFIGDLGPLFIVLALTGLELGVAISQAHVSTISICIYLNDAINLH, from the coding sequence ATGGGCCAGTTTTATTTATCATTCACAAATCTATCCTTGTCTATGCTGCTGACTGTCGGTTTGGTCCTACTTCTGTTTTTTGTTGTTACGAAAAAGGGAGGTGGAAAGTCAGTGCCAAATGCATTACAATCCTTGGTCGAGCTAATTTATGATTTCGTGCTGAACCTGGTAAACGAACAAATAGGTGGTCTTTCCGGAAATGTGAAACAAAAGTTTTTCCCTCGCATCTCGGTCACTTTTACTTTTTCGTTATTTCGTAACCCCCAGGGTATGATACCCTTTAGCTTCACAGTGACAAGTCATTTTCTCATTACTTTGGCTCtttcattttccatttttatAGGCATTACGATCGTTGGATTTCAAAGACATGGGCTTCATTTTTTTAGCTTCTTATTACCTGCGGGAGTCCCACTTCCGTTAGCACCCTTCTTAGTACTCCTTGAGCTAATCTCTTATTGTTTTCGTGCATTAAGCTTAGGAATACGTTTATTTGCTAATATGATGGCCGGTCATAGTTTAGTAAAGATTTTAAGTGGGTTTGCTTGGACTATGCTATTTCTGAATAATATTTTCTATTTCATAGGAGATCTTGGTCCCTTATTTATAGTTCTAGCATTAACCGGTCTGGAATTAGGTGTAGCTATATCACAAGCTCATGTTTCTACGATCTCAATTTGCATTTACTTGAATGATGCTATAAATCTCCATTAA